From the genome of Nicotiana sylvestris chromosome 2, ASM39365v2, whole genome shotgun sequence, one region includes:
- the LOC104248716 gene encoding protein NSP-INTERACTING KINASE 1-like: MESRSELNATFLFVTFLALWNTATGLLSPKGVNFEVQALMAIKAALKDPHGVLDNWDGTSVDPCSWAMVTCSAESLVIGLGSPSQNLSGNLSPSIGNLTNLQIILMQNNNITGPIPKEIGRLSKLQTLDLSDNFFIGDIPPSLGHLNSLKYMRLNNNSLSGEIPVSLTNLSQLTLVDLSYNNLSGPVPRFPSKKFDIIGNPLICPTGSEPDCYGTQLLPMSMTLNSSESLPSGKQKSHKIALVFGSSLGCVSLLVLGIGLFLWSRHRHSQQAFFDVKDRHHEEVSLGNLRRFQFKDLQIATNNFSSKNILGKGGFGKVYKGHLPDGTPVAVKRLNDGNAIGGEKQFQTEVEMISLAVHRNLLRLYGFCMTPNEKLLVYPYMSNGSVAFRLRAKPVLDWGTRKRIALGAARGLLYLHEQCDPKIIHRDVKAANILLDDYCEAVVGDFGLAKLLDHQDTHVTTAVRGTVGHIAPEYLSTGQSSEKTDVFGFGILLLELITGMRAIEFGKAANQKGAMLDWVKKIHQEKKLDILVDKDLKSNYDRIELEEMVQVALLCTQYLPGHRPKMSEIVRMLEGDGLAERWEASQKFDGSNKYKTKELSSSERFSDLTDDSLLLVQAMELSGPR, encoded by the exons ATGGAAAGTAGAAGTGAGTTAAATGCTACATTCTTGTTTGTGACATTCTTGGCCCTTTGGAACACTGCAACAGGATTGCTTTCTCCTAAAGGTGTCAACTTTGAAG TGCAAGCTTTAATGGCAATAAAAGCTGCTTTAAAAGATCCTCATGGAGTTCTTGATAATTGGGATGGCACCTCAGTTGATCCGTGTAGTTGGGCTATGGTTACTTGCTCTGCTGAGAGTCTTGTTATTGGCCT AGGGTCTCCCAGCCAAAATCTATCTGGTAATCTTTCTCCAAGCATTGGCAATTTAACAAATCTTCAGATTAT ATTAATGCAGAATAACAATATAACAGGACCAATTCCAAAAGAGATTGGAAGGCTCTCAAAGCTTCAGACTCTTGATCTTTCAGATAATTTCTTTATTGGTGATATTCCTCCTTCTTTGGGACACTTGAATAGCCTCAAGTACAT GAGGCTCAACAATAACAGTTTATCTGGAGAAATTCCAGTCTCATTGACTAACCTGTCACAGCTCACTCTTGT GGACTTATCCTATAATAACTTGAGCGGACCAGTGCCTAGGTTCCCTTCTAAGAAATTCGA CATCATTGGAAATCCATTGATCTGTCCGACAGGATCCGAGCCAGACTGCTATGGAACGCAGCTGCTGCCTATGTCAATGACATTGAACAGTTCAGAAT CTCTGCCTTCTGGGAAGCAAAAAAGTCATAAAATTGCCCTTGTGTTTGGCTCAAGCCTTGGTTGCGTCTCTTTGCTCGTTCTTGGAATTGGACTGTTTCTATGGTCAAGGCATAGACATAGTCAACAGGCCTTTTTTGATGTCAAAG ATCGGCACCATGAAGAAGTTTCCCTTGGAAATTTGAGAAGATTTCAATTCAAGGATCTCCAGATTGCAACCAACAACTTCAGCAGTAAAAACATTTTGGGAAAAGGTGGTTTTGGGAAAGTTTATAAAGGTCATCTCCCAGATGGGACTCCTGTCGCTGTAAAGAGGCTAAATGATGGCAATGCAATTGGCGGTGAGAAACAATTTCAGACAGAAGTTGAAATGATAAGCTTAGCAGTGCATCGTAACCTCCTCAGGCTCTATGGATTTTGCATGACACCAAACGAGAAGCTTTTGGTTTACCCCTATATGTCTAATGGTAGTGTAGCTTTTCGTCTCAGAG CAAAACCGGTGTTGGACTGGGGAACAAGGAAGCGAATTGCTCTAGGAGCTGCTCGAGGACTGTTGTATCTTCATGAACAATGTGATCCAAAGATAATTCATAGGGATGTTAAGGCAGCAAATATATTGCTCGATGACTATTGTGAGGCGGTTGTGGGAGACTTTGGGCTGGCAAAGCTTTTGGATCACCAGGATACACATGTCACAACTGCTGTTCGTGGAACGGTGGGGCATATAGCGCCAGAATACCTTTCAACAGGCCAATCATCTGAGAAAACTGATGTGTTTggatttggaatccttcttctTGAACTGATCACAGGAATGAGAGCTATAGAATTTGGAAAAGCAGCTAACCAGAAGGGAGCAATGCTTGATTGG GTTAAGAAAATTCACCAAGAAAAGAAGCTTGATATCCTGGTTGATAAAGATTTGAAAAGCAACTACGATCGAATTGAGCTAGAGGAAATGGTTCAAGTTGCTCTGCTCTGCACTCAATATCTTCCAGGCCACAGACCAAAAATGTCTGAAATCGTTCGAATGCTTGAAGGTGATGGACTTGCAGAGAGGTGGGAAGCATCCCAGAAATTTGACGGTAGTAACAAGTACAAAACGAAAGAGTTGTCTTCGTCCGAGAGATTTTCAGATCTCACCGATGATTCTTTGTTGCTTGTACAAGCCATGGAGCTATCTGGTCCTAGGTGA